Within Sardina pilchardus chromosome 21, fSarPil1.1, whole genome shotgun sequence, the genomic segment GTCAGCACCGGTGACCCTGAACTAGTGCAGTTGGTCCTCCAGTTCAGAGACTTCAAAAGGGCCACAGAGAGGCTGGCTGGGATACCTGAACTACTGAGCAAACTGCGACAAGTAGGTGCACCTCTGAGTCTGAAATGTTCGCGGTCATATTCGTATGttgcgtatactgtatgttggatGTTGAATTTGTGTAATGGACAGTGTCTTTTCACATTTGTCAGGCCAGAGATTTCTATGTCGAGATGAAGTGGGAGTTCACCAGTTGGGGTAAGTCTTCCATAAACCTACTACTCCAATTAAATCCTGGCATTTGCCCGTAGTTTAGCCCCTCAACCTCCTTTACCCGTTTCAGCACCACCGCGGTGGACAGCGCCCAGTTAATAATGCTACGGACGCGAGTTCCAGCGTACAGAACGCTACAGATGCAAAACAGTTCAGATCTAGCTTTGATTTGTGAAGTGGCCATTATGAAGAAATAGACTATCACCACCCATAGCAATTCTATTACATCAGCATAATTCAGAAGTGCTTCACAAAGCAAACAGTTCCCAAATGTATTTTACTTGCATACATAAGTGTGTAGCTACTTGGTAGACAGGAAACTGAGCTCCGGGAAGGATGATGCTCATGATGGAAGGATTGATCACTATTAAGGTGTCTTATTACCGCTCCTCCTTCTACCAAACAGTTCCTTTGGTGTCGAAGGTGTGTCCTAGTGATGTGTACCGTGTTTGGAAGAGTGGCTCATGTCTGCGGGTGGACACCACTCTACTGGGCTTTGAGCACATGACCTGGTTAAAGGGCCACCGCAGCTACATCTTCAAGGGTGGAGGTtggtgctgatgatgatgaactgAATGGCTTATGCATCTGACTACATCAGTGAGACAATCCATGAGCCTCTGAATCAAGCATTACCAGCATCTtaacagtatgtatgtgtttgtttatgttttattttctttcttttttttaaattctcaGAGAGTGGTGCGGTGGTGATGGAAGTGGACCATGACAAACAGGTGGTGTACACAGAgccactgtccctctctccccgtgATGCCTCCTCTCTGCTGGATGCCATGCTGCCCTCACAGGAGAATACCGCACAGAGGCTCACCTCTCCCATTGTGtctacacacctcaacacacgcAACATTGCCTTTGAGAGGTagctacacacacccacagtctGGCTGCTTGCCTTGATTTCACTTGCCTGGATTTCACTTGCCTGCTGTTTGGTGTATTCTATCCCTGGAGTTCCTTTGCGTAACAGGTTTGGGGCTGTAttgctgtgcgtgcgtgtgtgtgtgtgtgtgtgtgtgtgtgtgtgtgtgtgtgtgtgtgtgtgtgtgtgtgtgtgttgtatgagttTAATGATGTTTAGGAAGCTAAGTGATGTGGTTGTCTAATGTCTTATTTGTGTCACCACAGGAATAAGTCTGGCATCTGGGGCTGGCGCTCTGAGAAGAGCGAGGTTGTCAGTGGATACGAAGCCAAGGTAACCATAGAAACAGTCACCAAGGGAGACAACCACCTAGAGAATGTGTAGCTATAGTGACTGTAATGAATAGAGTACACTGGTCAGTTTAAGATGCACTCTCTTCCTGAGTTGTTTCCTTGTGTTAGAGTAATTGCTATTATAGTCACGTCCTCAAATAGTCATTCATAGATGTTAACAGCTTGGATATCAGACCGACTTGAACTTCCTCCTCTGTAAGGTTTACAGTGCCAGTAATGTGGAGTTGGTGACACGGTCTCGAACAGAGCATCTATCAGACCAAGACAAGTCTAGATGTAAAGGTATGTGTTGCGAAATAGTGTACATAACGTGGATCGTCTTGTGTGTTTTCGTACCTGCAGATTGGTCCTTACACTTGCCTTTTTGCCCTTCCCCTCTCAGGCTCCAAGACGCCTCTGCAGTCATTTCTGGGTATAGCAGAGCAGCATGTCGCACAGAATGGAGTGAGTTGATTTTCCTACTGGGCAGGAGCTGGGCAGGAGCCAGGAACCTTACACATATCGAGTAGCAGGAAGCCAGGAACTAGTCTAGCGagtttatttttcattcatgGGTTTCAAATGAGGGTGTTCTAGAGAGCTTTGCTGTCATAAATAAAAAGCACCTCTTCTCTGCGAAATTACACGGCAAAGCGTGAAATGTGACGGAATTCATCACGTTTTCAGACCTGGTCATATCCTATTCTTATTTGACAAGACCAATAGTTTTGCCCCTTTTCCTTTGTGCTGATAAACATGGAACCCACTGATGTTTGTGATGCTCGGCTTCACCCTATTTATGTCAGAGAGTGATGCATTCAGTGCCCTTATTTGGCTCTTCCTGTGCAGCTGCTCTTCAGGCCTCACAGTTTATGAATTGTAACCTGTCTGCTGGGCCTCACTTATCACGCTGACCTCCATTGGTCACTTCAATGACCTCTGGTCTCTGCCATTAGTTGTGTAGCCTTTGGGATAAGTGAATCTAAGACCtaaagtcaagtcacttttatttatatttcaaaGTGAATCAAAATGAACAATAATCAGATAATAGAAAAAGAGATGTTTAGAAGAGGAATACTTCAACATGTAATATAGACGCAAAGCAGTAATCATACAGGAGCCATGAGATGATAAAATGGAGAGAAGTAAAATGAAAAGATAAATAAAGCATCAATATGGATACTAAATCTATACATTGACAGTGTTCTATGAGGATGTGCTGGTGTTCTTATAAGGGGGATTGTTTTTTGTTGCAGAGTCAAGTGTCCCAATGTGCGAGTCCGCATAATCCCACGGCCATCACAGCAGAGGAATACTTTGACCCAGAGTTTGCTCTGAATGACAGAGACATAGGACGACCTGTGGAGCTCACCAGCAAAGTGCAaaagtgaggacacacacacacacacacacacacacacacacacatgcatacagatgctcatacacacacttttgtaGGAACACATACATTCAGCAACCAGAAATAAACAACCATCATGTAACATGTTGTAGACCTCTTGTATCTTTTAGTCTTTCTGTTGcagctctctcttttactctctccctctctgtatgtcCCAGATTTAAGGCCACCCTTTGGTTGAGTGAAGCACATCCCCTCTCATTGGCTGAGCAGGTGACACCCATCATTGACCTCATGGCAATCTCCAACGCTCACTTTGCCAAACTTCGCGACTTCATCACCTTGCGCCTTCCGCCAGGCTTCCCAGTGAAGATAGGTGAGAGAAATGCGCAATCTATTTACTGTAGGACTGATTGGTCACAAGCATTCAGCTGATTACTTCTGCTAAGGAGGGTATAGTTTTGGTTTGGTTTATTTCTCTGCATATATAGCAGGATTGcgaaaaaaaatattctgttTCCATGAAAATTGATGGAGGGGTGTAAAATGGGCCCAGGTAGAACCCATAACATTTTAAAAGGGATCCGAATCATGGACAGATCCGCTAATTGTTTTCACTGGTATCAACATTGCAAAATAGGACACATGGTCTTTGTGGAGGTCTGCCCACTCTGAGTGCCCCTCTAGTTCATGTAGTCTTAACAGGTCTCACTCTTATCTCTCTCAGAGATTCCCCTGTTCCATGTGCTGAATGCTCGCGTGACCTTCAGTAACCTCTGTGGCTGTGATGAGCCTGTCAGCTCTGTCACTGTACTTTCACCACCTGCAACTGATGATGCTGGTAAGCGCACAACTTTACATGTTTCCCTCTTGGTTGGCCTGTTCTTTGGAGTTCATTCACACCAGTATTACAAAATACTGTTTGGCACATTATTCCTATTCAACGTGTTTGACACAAGCGGCACATTCAAGCCTTCCCTCTCTACTCAGGCCAaacgccccctcccctccactgtGAAGTGGACCCATCTGTGTTCGAGCCTCCCGCAGACTACACTACGCTTGGACCAGGCCGCAGCGAGCCAATGAGAGACGAGGATGACAACCTGCTGCAGTTTGCCATCCAGCAGAGTTTACTGGACGCTGGGACAGAGAGTGACCAGGTGAGACACAATCATTCAGATGGTCAAAAGATCTCATCTCCCTAAGCCAATCACACTTCTTAGTGAAAACAAATGAGAATCTTGGCTATACGTAGAGCTGACATTTCTTGTGCTTTAAGTATGTAAAGCGTCTTCTCCCGCTGTCTTCCTGTTGTGCCTGTGTGACGTTAGGTGACCATATGGGAGGCCTTGACCAACACCCGCCCCGGCTCCCAGCCGCCCCTCTATGAGGACGACTCTCAGCTGGAGCGGTAAGTACATGTGGCGCGCCCGCAGAGGGTTATTCAACTCAAAAATGTGACAGTAGTGAAAGAAGCGTAAGTGTAAGCACAGTTGACCTATTTAAGAATATCTGAGTGAATGAGGTCAAAAGTGAAGGTAGCGCAGACGGCCTCCATGTTTAAGAGTTAACATCCTTCCTTCTGTTCTTTCAAAAGAGCCATCCAggagtctctctccctgtctctgagtGGGGAAGAAGGAGGGGAGGCGACAGACCCTGCACTTCCAGAGTCCGGCTcgcccacacacccctccctcaaCTCCCCGCCCTCGTACTCCTCGCTGACCGAGCCCAGGGTGCCGGGAGCCTTCGCGATGGGAAGCAGCTTTGACGAGCAGCTACGCATCGCCATGGAGCTCTCGTGCCGGGAGCAGGACGAGCTCGACAGGTCAGAGAAACCCGAGGGATGAAAAGGGAAGAgtctaggagagggagggaaagtcaGAAGGGCTGTGTCCTATATCTGGGCTTAGTATGTTCAAGTTGAAGAGAAGTTATCGTCCAACTTTCGTCCATGTATTGGCCAATTATGTGTCATCTAAACATAAGCTAGAACTATGCACATTAGCATTTATTTCACCCTCTTGGGCTCTGTATAGATGGCGCTGCTACTACTAGCTGGCAATGTACTTGTTGGAATGTATAGCTGTATAGCTTGTTGGAATGTATAGCTGGCTTGCACCCTGTTAAATTGTTACTAGCATTTATGGCACCATTTGTCTCTAAAAGCTGTTGGTATTGTAGGATTTCACAAACCAAGCACATGCATGGATTTAAGAGATAAATGTTTGATCTCATTATTGCATAATCCTACATCTTAATAAGGACCTGAGTCTGTTTTGTGTAACTCTGTTATTTGTGTCCGCTttcaggaagaggagggaggaagaggaggagctggagaggatACTACAGCTGTCACTCACCGAGAAGTAACAGTGATAAGCACACCAAGGGAGTAGGTGTGTGGGGTGAATCAAGGGTTAATTTATTTGCACTTTTACTTTTTCTTGTTAAATTATTATTTCCCCTTCATTCCAActattttacaaaaaaaataacatggTACCAGATGGGTTTGAAGAAGTGGCaaaagatggacagaaagaaGGTGGAGATTATGGATTATGGGAGTAAGGACAGaaataaatgagaaaaaaaacagtggaaTTATGGCATCCCTTCTGTTATCCACTATCCTGCTGTCATCATTTTGAGTCTACAAAACGTCAAGCTTTAAATGgataaagataaagataaaaCTGATGAATATAATTATGGATAAAATGAGTAATTCTAATGTTTGAAATGGAGTCATGGTGGCTCACATGAATATGACACGAAAAATGAATCTATTAAATGTTCTTGAAACATTTACGTGATGGCAGCATTTATTTTCTGAAAGAACGTGAAAGAGGAATCTGCCTCTAACTGTTtttaccaaagatcatagagcactacgttctagaatctttggttgttACTGTTATAATCTTTCTCCGCAAAATGTGACTATCTTGATGTTTACTTTCCtcacaaaagagagaaagatttaACCAAAGACAATATAACTTGTATATAAATAGACTGAACAAATAAGTTGAATTCAAAATTCAGTGGAAATACTGACTCACAAAATACTCACAAGTTCAATAATCATGACAGGGATTTCATATTTAGTAGTGCGAAAGTTACTCAGGAAGAATAAAAAGTTATATTTTACTCATTGTCTATATCATCATTTAGAAATCTTACATAATATGCTACGTATATACAGTAACCCTTGGCATCTGAGCCTGGGCATGTCAAATAAGATGTAGCTAGCCACTCCAATGGAAATTTAGCATTTTTCGTCCAGTTCTTGCATACCacacataatatactgtatcattgAGGCGTAGCCTTCGgtaattttcatttcccttcacgaTAGTAaaagggtttggtatgaccaggctaccATTGTGTATACACCATATAACATACCATTGGGTGTTTTTTGACACTTGAAATCTGCAAAAATAAGCCTCACAGTCCATGACCCCATGGGTATACAATAACTTAAAAAAGACATTCTATTGAAGTTCCTTTTTTACAAaattagttttattttattacaaTTCTATTCGATAACACTCCTATGTATACCACCATTCTAAAATATTCCTCTAAATATAAAAAAGTTTACAGATATTTACAATTTCCAGTCAGAGCTGTGCCATATCATGTGGTCTATGAGATGTCTATGTCTGTGAGAAATTAGACCCCATGATAAAAAAGGGCCTTTTCAGCTATATCGTCATATTAAGATATTGAAGGTATAGTTGCATAATTGACAGTAAAAAATCTAAATTATTAATGAAATTGATTCATCCAAATTAGTTGCTTTGACAGTTTgctgaaataggcctacattaacgTTGCATTTTAAGCAGTGGTTGTCAAGTGTATAATTAAAAATGCAATAGGAcgttggcttgtgtgtgtgtgtgtgtgtgtgtgtgtgtgtgtgtgtgtgtgtgtgtgtgtgtgtgtgtgtgtgtgtgtgtgtgtgtgtgtctctgtgtctctgtgtgtgtgtgtgtgtgtgtgtgtgtgtgtgtgtgtgtgtgtgtgagagtgaatgtgagtgagtgttaatAGTTGTAGGCTGGTTTGGAAGTCCTCTTCTTTAGGGCTGTTCAGGACAATAAAATCAGTTAGACAAGAGTCTTTCAGCAATATCATATCTTCTTTGTCCAACTACATAATCAATCTGTATAATGTGCCAACATACAACATGTGACCAGAGCTGCCACCTACAGCACCTTAGAGATCTCAGTAgatttaaaggtgcagtccgtGATGATTTCAAGCCCATGACATTTTTTATCACATTCAGCGAACATCTCCTCACAATCCACTAGCTGCCCATCCCAAACTGAGGCCGCAAAGCGGCAGAGGCAGAGCTACAGTCATCTAAGTGCATGCTAGATGACACAACATGACCGCAAAGTGTTCCACCCACTGATGAAATCTGATTGGGTTTCATAAAGGGCTTACCATCGTCGTTCTCATACGGGCTCTTTTTTTCTGGTAGTTTTGGCAGTGGGCGTGTGGGGGGAACGTTGTCAAGCGATGGCTGTGTGTGGATGGTGGGCGACACCCTGGCTTTGGGAGTGAGCTTAGGCTTCGGAGCTATTGGAGGTGGAGGCACCTCTGTAACAGGTGACAGATACATCCACAGTTATGTACtatcacacaaacaatcactCGTATGCACATTATAACTGTAATGtggtcctggtgtgtgtgtgtgtgtgtgtgtgtgtctgtgtgtgtgtgtctgtgtgtgtgtgtgtgtgtctgtgtgtgtgtaaaacatgtCATCAATTATATCATTAATATGACATGACAAATTCTTCTCATGGGGATAAGGCCTACGGGTAAATCAATAGCAATGCATAATGGCACATTCTtcatgtacatgtgcatgtatgagcTCACCTATGCGAGTGTCATAGGCCTGAGGCTTAAAAGGCTTTAGTGAATGGCGTGTTTTCTCCAAGAAGTGATCCACCACTTCATTCAGGGTTTTGACAGTTACCTGATCAAAACATCAAACATAATGAGATGGTGATCAGAAGTGTACAGGCAAAGAAAACAATGGTGGGGTTTTCATTCCATGGTACCAGAGTGAGTCTTGGAGACTTACAGGCTCATCCAGTTCAATAGTAAAGCCATATTTACTAGACTTGATCTTGTAGTTCTTAATAACTGGACCACTGCGAAAAAACATAAATGGAAAGGTTAACAGAAACATATTATTAAGCAaattggaggtgtgtgtgtgtgtgtgtgtgtgtgtgtgtgactgtgtgactgtgtgtaccTGGGAAAGATCTGTCTTGTTGTGATGGAGAAATGTTGTTTGTCAGTTGCTGGCCTCAGGATGATGTTACCATGTTCTGGATTGTCGCCCAGTAACTTCTCTGCCTCTTCACGTGACACTGGCACAAAACAACTAGAGACATGTGATCAGTGATTAGACACCTCATAGCACACTCCTCACTCCTAtacacacatggaaacacatcCTCACAACAATGGCATATATTCACATATCTGACATACACCCACAAGTCTTAACATTATGCTGTGggcaagtctctctctctctctcagattcgcACAAACCTCATACTAATACTTACTCAAAGAAGACTTGGAAATGTATTCACAATAAATATCATCTTGTGGCTATGATGAACCATTAAAACACAGCTCATAAAAAGTTCACTCACGAGGGGATTGTGGACAGAGTGCCATCATATTCTGAGCTGGACGGCACATCAGTGGGTGTTGGCTGGGAGGACTTTGAGGCCCGCCGCTGTTCCTCTGAGGTCCGCATCTCGTCCAACCTCATGATGTGACCAGGCAGGAGCTGCAGCTTGGTGGGGACTTCGAGCTACAACACGGCACACAGAGATATCAGGACAGCAGTGGGACACTGTGGATGTGTTGCTTATTTAGATGTGTGGTTGAATGACTCACTTTAGCCACGGTCAAGATACAGCCTTTCCACATCTCTCCTGTGTCTGGATTATCAATCTGAGTATACACAGAttcatacagtcacacacaaactcaaccaTTTCAGTAAAAGAATAATAACAGTCAGACTCAAGCAAACTATGAATAAAGCTGTTCTGTGTGAGGTAATTCTGGTCATTTCTGTTCTGAGGAAGATAGCCACTGTCATTTACAACTTCAATGACTCTGACCTTAAGTTGTACTTCCTGCTTGGGGAACTTGAGTGTGTAAATAGGGGAAGAGCTCTCTGAGTAGGAGGACACCGGCTCCATAGATTTCAGGTCGTGTAGCTCCAGCCTCTCACAGTACTGTAAAACAGTAGCAGCTCAGTTAGAGTGTGAAATATGTGACAATCGAGGTTGAAAATTGAGAAGTGTCTACAACACAATAGTAATTCTGCCACAGTATGTGTCAATATGTATATCAGACCAAGAGACAGTGCATTAGTGAATAGGGAATCAAGTGACCATACAGAGAGCACTTTCATTACATTTGTGTGgtctgggtgtttgtgtgtatagtttgtcttgtgtgtgtttgcgtgtggttTGAGCATAAAGAATTCACCGTTTCTTGTTTCTCGTCCGTGTAAAAGAACATGGTGGAGCCACGCAACTCTCCATAGTACTTTCGGAACTCCTGTGAAGACCAAATAAAGCCCCCAACCACATCAGATGATCCCGTGTTTCTCAAACACAGTATAGCACACATACCAAGCCATGTCAAACTAACAGATTACTGTGACCCTGCAGTTTAAACTCACCTTCTCCCCTTTGTCCTTTTTCTCCATCAGACCACTGTTGTGCAGTGGCAGGGCTGTGATGGCCTCTCTACGCTTTCCAATCAATCGGAATGGTACTGCCATGCTCACTCCTTTGACTGGCTCAGTTACAAGAGTCTGGTGATAGAGCTACTCACTTCTTTTCCCTCCTGGTTTACTTTACTGTGATACTTTACTTAGCAGCGATGTTCTTCGAAGTCTTTGGACTTTAGATTGGTTGTTGTAGTCAAATGTGAGCGCCTCTCTTCCCTGATTGATCTGTTGGGCTGTATGAGGAAGTGTTTATCAAGGGCCAAAGTGCAAGCTTTGTTAGCACCTTTGTACCTGCATGTTTTTTCCCCAAGGAAGAAATGCATTGCTTGGTTACTGTTCCTTGGTTATTGGAAAACCTCTACCTTTTACTTACTTTCATAGAGTCAAACTTTAGCATTGAATCCCGATTAGCCTAATCCCAATTAGCTGAACACTATCTGCAAAACTCAATCACAATTCCAGGCAATATTGGGGTATTTAAACCATGTCACTTTTAATGTGTAGCCTAATGGATTTTTAATAACAAAACAGGGTACCTTGCAGACTCCCCTAGGTCTTTAGTGTCATCCGGGTGACCTGCATACACATCCTGTACCTGTTTAGATAGACCAGCTGGTAGGGCACGGAGAGTGCTCTGTCCTCCTTACCTCATCCAGGTAGTGTCATAGTGTCAAACTGCAAATATTGTACTGTGCAAAAGCTTTAGGAATTTGTGTAAACTAAATTATTTtataaactaggcctacataggcTGTAAATAATGTCTATTTAGATTAGGCTACCAAACATTCTTTTACATTGACTTTGTTGCTGACTGATGACCAAAAACTATTAatgccattttaaaaacataGGCTAATTACTTTTAACTGTAGTTCTATTGTTTTACATGTTCCTTGACACAAAACCGTTTGCACAGTAGGCTGCTGTATGTCAATAAATCCACCCGTGTTCACCAACTGTTGCACAGGTGCATGTCTTGAAAGTGTGTTAACAAAATAATTCTACCCAACAAAGCAAGAAGGCAGTAACTGCgtttttggtttattttttaattataattttcatggcattcaacttgttattacagtgcatgaaaatgcactgtactgttcttcctcggtcttcttcttcttcttcttcttcttcttcttcttcttcttcttcttctaacacacgcaattcagcttcaaccgcttaacgtagaaactccattcaaatttttacgcgtaggtcttacttacgcgatgtgggctttgtatttttcaactttgtaacttttatactttttaaactattagttaaaaactattacaatttcccccatagacttaacattgctcattatgacatcacggcagcaattagaatcttacgccaggtggccagtccaggtgcagcagctctctctctctttcagacatacactggctctcttgagactacattttctgttcccctgtatcaactgtatcaacataagtcttcctaattccatccaactttctatccattcatcttcttcaaaccattcactcatccacctattctaaacagtctgcctatcaacatcaattagacaatctacattcaacttttaaacaatctactctgtctcaagcacactctggctctcttaagactagccagttaaattgattacacctgtatctgtatccactactctcagtagagagctgtgtctctccactctacaagaatataaggcacattccttCCAACTTTCTAtcaattcatcttcttcagaccattcactcatccacccattaaactgtctatcaacatctattaaacaatctgcctatcaacatccattaaactctctgtctatcaacattaattagactatctacattcaacttttaaattatttactctgtctcaggctttaagcataaacactctggctctcttaagactagccagttaaattgattacacctgtatcaactactctcagagagctgtatcagtgtctctcttaacaagaatataaggcacattccatccaaccttctatccattcatcttcttcagaccattcactcatccaccattaaactgtcaatcaatatctaggctattaaacaatctgcctatcaaaatccattaaacattctgtctatcaacattaaggcgagacactacagttgaatagggtaaaatttttaaataataggtatcaccatgaaacttcctcagttgattacttacacaagtatgagaaaaaaatgtattacaagtttttgaaatgtgtatgcttaatta encodes:
- the LOC134068617 gene encoding signal-transducing adaptor protein 1-like, translated to MAVPFRLIGKRREAITALPLHNSGLMEKKDKGEKEFRKYYGELRGSTMFFYTDEKQETYCERLELHDLKSMEPVSSYSESSSPIYTLKFPKQEVQLKIDNPDTGEMWKGCILTVAKLEVPTKLQLLPGHIMRLDEMRTSEEQRRASKSSQPTPTDVPSSSEYDGTLSTIPSCFVPVSREEAEKLLGDNPEHGNIILRPATDKQHFSITTRQIFPSGPVIKNYKIKSSKYGFTIELDEPVTVKTLNEVVDHFLEKTRHSLKPFKPQAYDTRIEVPPPPIAPKPKLTPKARVSPTIHTQPSLDNVPPTRPLPKLPEKKSPYENDDVWDGQLVDCEEMFAECDKKCHGLEIITDCTFKSTEISKVL
- the ankrd13d gene encoding ankyrin repeat domain-containing protein 13D — protein: MAQESFPLHYLVWNNQYQELDSELQSEQRDLERLDPRGRTPLELAICLGHLESTRVLLRHHADATHCNANNWTVLQEAVSTGDPELVQLVLQFRDFKRATERLAGIPELLSKLRQARDFYVEMKWEFTSWVPLVSKVCPSDVYRVWKSGSCLRVDTTLLGFEHMTWLKGHRSYIFKGGESGAVVMEVDHDKQVVYTEPLSLSPRDASSLLDAMLPSQENTAQRLTSPIVSTHLNTRNIAFERNKSGIWGWRSEKSEVVSGYEAKVYSASNVELVTRSRTEHLSDQDKSRCKGSKTPLQSFLGIAEQHVAQNGSQVSQCASPHNPTAITAEEYFDPEFALNDRDIGRPVELTSKVQKFKATLWLSEAHPLSLAEQVTPIIDLMAISNAHFAKLRDFITLRLPPGFPVKIEIPLFHVLNARVTFSNLCGCDEPVSSVTVLSPPATDDAGQTPPPLHCEVDPSVFEPPADYTTLGPGRSEPMRDEDDNLLQFAIQQSLLDAGTESDQVTIWEALTNTRPGSQPPLYEDDSQLERAIQESLSLSLSGEEGGEATDPALPESGSPTHPSLNSPPSYSSLTEPRVPGAFAMGSSFDEQLRIAMELSCREQDELDRKRREEEEELERILQLSLTEK